One region of Mangifera indica cultivar Alphonso chromosome 3, CATAS_Mindica_2.1, whole genome shotgun sequence genomic DNA includes:
- the LOC123211875 gene encoding exportin-T-like — protein sequence MDDLEKAIVFSFDESGAVDSALKSQAVSFCQQIKGTPLICKTCIEKLYFCKLVQVQFWCLQTLYEVIKVKYALMSVEEKDFIRKSLFSMACCEFLDDNKNAVRVIESPPYIRNKLAQVLVTLIYFEYPLIWSSVFVDFLPHLSKGPVVIDMFCRVLNSLDDELISLDYPRTSEEIAVAGTVKDAMRQQCVEQIVRAWYEIVTMFRNSNFEVCTGVLDCMRRYISWIDINLIVNDAFIPLLFELILGDWLSEKFRGAAVRCILAVVSKRMDPQAKLSLLQRLHISQVFGLVSGKVESELVSEVAALLTGYAVEALECVKQLNSEDAIGVSMKLLNEVLPSVFYVMQTCELDTTFCIVQFLSGYVATMKSLSPLREEQLLHVGQILEVIHKQICYESVYRDHLDVLDKIGLEEEARMVEFRKDLLVLLRSVSRVAPDVTQFFIRTALVNSVASPPDRSVEEVEAALSLLYALGESMSDEAMRSGNGFLSELMPMLLQTRLPCHSNRLVALVYLETVTRYLKFVQENIQYIPMVLGAFLDDRGIHHPNIHVSRRASYLFMRVVKLLKAKLVPYIERILQSLQDTVARFISMNYSSKELSGSEDGSHIFEAIGLLIGMEDVPLEKQSDYLSSLLTPLCQQVQALLQNAKALNPEEYPVKIANAQQIIMAINSLSKGFSERLVTSSRPAIGLMFKQTLDVLLPILVVFPRVEPLRSKVTSFIHRMVDTLGSSVFPYLPKALGQLLAESEPKEMVDFLVLLNQLICKFNTSVRDILDEIFPAIAGRILNIIPRDAFPTGPGANTEEIRELQELQRTFYTFLHVIATHDLSSVFLSPKSRSCFYPIMRLLLSTACSHKDYLVRKACVQIFIRLIKDWRVRPDGEEKVPGFQSFIIEGFARDCCLYSVLDKSFQFGDANTLVLFGEIVTAQKVIYEKFGNDFLIHLVSKDFPSAHCPHNLAVQYCQKLQGSDIKALKSSYQSLIEKLRLQQNGNLVFR from the exons ATGGATGATCTCGAAAAGGCGATAGTTTTTAGCTTTGATGAATCGGGTGCTGTTGATTCAGCGCTGAAATCACAAGCAGTGAGTTTTTGTCAGCAGATTAAAGGGACGCCATTGATATGTAAAACTTGCATTGAAAAGCTTTACTTTTGCAAGCTTGTGCAAGTTCAGTTTTGGTGTTTACAGACTTTATATGAAGTTATTAAGGTTAAATATGCATTGATGAGTGTAGAAGAAAAGGATTTTATTCGAAAATCTCTGTTTTCAATGGCTTGTTGTGAGTTCCTTGATGATAACAAGAATGCTGTTCGGGTTATAGAGAGTCCTCCATATATAAGGAACAAGCTTGCTCAAGTTTTGGttactttgatttattttgagtaCCCTTTAATTTGGTCCTCTGTGTTTGTTGATTTTTTGCCTCATTTAAGTAAAGGTCCTGTTGTGATTGATATGTTTTGTCGGGTTTTGAATTCATTAGATGATGAATTGATTAGTTTAGATTATCCACGAACGTCTGAGGAAATAGCAGTGGCTGGAACAGTAAAGGATGCAATGAGGCAGCAATGTGTGGAGCAGATTGTAAGAGCATGGTATGAAATTGTGACAATGTTTAGGAATTCGAATTTTGAAGTTTGTACTGGCGTGTTGGATTGCATGAGGAGATACATATCTTGGATTGATATTAATTTGATAGTGAATGATGCATTTATTCCTTTATTGTTTGAGTTGATTTTGGGGGATTGGTTGTCGGAAAAGTTCCGTGGTGCAGCTGTGCGGTGCATTCTGGCTGTGGTTTCTAAAAGGATGGATCCACAGGCAAAACTATCCCTTTTGCAAAGACTCCATATAAGTCAGGTTTTTGGTTTGGTCTCTGGGAAAGTGGAATCTGAGTTGGTGTCAGAAGTAGCTGCATTGCTTACTGGATATGCAGTGGAGGCTCTGGAGTGCGTTAAACAGTTAAATTCGGAAGATGCTATTGGGGTTTCAATGAAGCTGTTGAATGAAGTTTTGCCCTCAGTATTTTATGTTATGCAGACTTGTGAGTTAGACACAACTTTCTGTATTGTTCAGTTTCTTTCAGGTTATGTTGCCACTATGAAGAGTCTTTCGCCATTGAGAGAGGAACAGTTGTTGCATGTGGGTCAGATATTGGAAGTAATTCATAAACAGATTTGTTATGAGTCTGTGTACCGAGATCATCTTGATGTATTGGATAAAATCGGGTTAGAAGAGGAAGCCAGAATGGTTGAGTTTAGAAAGGATTTACTTGTTTTGCTGCGCAGTGTCAGTCGTGTAGCGCCTGATGttactcaattttttattagaacaGCATTAGTTAATTCTGTTGCATCTCCCCCTGACAGAAGTGTTGAAGAGGTGGAAGCTGCACTTTCCCTTTTGTATGCTCTTGGCGAATCTATGAGTGATGAGGCAATGAGATCTGGAAATGGATTCTTGAGTGAGTTGATGCCCATGCTTTTACAGACAAGGCTTCCTTGCCATTCTAACAGGCTAGTTGCACTTGTGTATTTGGAGACGGTTACAAGATATTTGAAGTTTGTGCAGGAGAATATACAGTATATTCCAATGGTTCTAGGTGCCTTTCTTGATGACAGGGGTATACACCATCCGAATATCCATGTTAGTCGAAGGGCAAGTTATTTGTTCATGAGGGTTGTGAAACTTTTGAAAGCAAAGCTTGTACCTTATATAGAGAGAATTTTGCAG AGCTTGCAAGATACAGTTGCTCGTTTTATAAGCATGAATTATTCATCAAAAGAACTTTCGGGATCTGAAGATGGTAGTCACATCTTTGAG GCAATTGGTTTATTGATTGGGATGGAAGACGTACCACTGGAAAAGCAATCAGATTATCTCTCTTCGTTGCTCACTCCTCTTTGTCAACAG GTTCAAGCATTGCTTCAGAATGCAAAAGCTTTAAATCCTGAAGAGTACCCTGTAAAAATTGCCAATGCCCAGCAAATAATCATGGCTATCAATTCTCTTAGCAAG GGCTTCAGTGAGCGTCTTGTAACCAGTAGTCGACCTGCAATTGGTCTCATGTTCAAGCAG ACATTAGATGTCCTGCTTCCAATTCTTGTTGTATTTCCAAGGGTAGAGCCTCTGCGGAGCAAG GTCACCTCATTTATACATAGGATGGTGGACACTCTGGGATCATCTGTATTTCCTTATCTCCCTAAGGCATTGGGGCAATTGCTTGCAGAAAGTGAG CCAAAGGAAATGGTTGACTTCCTTGTATTACTTAATCAACTGATATGTAAATTCAACACGTCAGTGCGTGATATATTGGATGAAATATTTCCTGCTATTGCTGGCaggatattaaatattataccCAGGGATGCGTTTCCTACAGGACCTGGAGCCAACACTGAG GAAATTCGTGAATTGCAAGAGCTTCAGAGGACATTCTATACATTTCTTCATGTGATAGCGACACATGATCTGTCTTCAGTGTTCCTTTCCCCCAAAAGTAGGAGCTGCTTTTATCCAATTATGCGATTGTTATTGTCTACTGCTTGTAGTCATAAGGATTATCTTGTGAGAAAG GCATGTGTGCAGATATTTATTCGGTTAATCAAAGATTGGCGTGTCAGGCCTGATGGGGAAGAAAAG GTGCCTGGTTTCCAAAGTTTTATAATTGAAGGCTTTGCGAGGGATTGTTGTTTGTACAGTGTGCTTGATAAATCCTTCCAGTTTGGAGATGCAAATACA CTTGTTTTGTTCGGAGAAATTGTGACTGCTCAAAAGGTCATCTATGAAAAGTTTGGCAATGATTTTCTTATCCATCTTGTATCAAAAGACTTTCCTTCAGCACATTGCCCTCACAATTTGGCTGTGCAATATTGTCAAAAGTTGCAG GGTAGTGATATTAAGGCATTAAAATCATCTTATCAATCACTAATTGAAAAACTAAGACTCCAGCAGAACGGGAACCTTGTTTTCAGATAG
- the LOC123211876 gene encoding uncharacterized protein LOC123211876 → MEDLRQAAKAYFYHAPAEVKQQAYDLFGEMDTDGDSEISSSEFKEYVQQAGYNMIHSNFFHELDHDGNGRLDFWEFVTFFYVVTTRTTLCCHCKAYLIKLYFTCVECFERANYSYDLCLSCYGKRQFQHQHTVFLDNYVMIMRKPPLFAANRFSSSTAQPQPQPQPQPKPQPQPSQTDHLALATQTHHLALATQTRHLPFATHSKRHKLKTAFELLHMGISTWAAAASLDCSIM, encoded by the exons atggaGGATCTACGTCAAGCTGCAAAAGCTTACTTCTACCATGCGCCTGCAGAAGTTAAACAGCAGGCATACGACCTCTTCGGGGAAATGGACACGGATGGAGATAGCGAGATAAGCTCTTCTGAGTTCAAAGAATACGTTCAACAAGCAGGCTACAATATGATTCATTCTAATTTCTTCCATGAATTAGACCATGATGGTAATGGTCGCCTAGATTTCTGGGAGTTTGTCACTTTCTTCTACGTGGTGACGACTCGTACCACATTATGCTGTCATTGTAAAGCATATCTGATAAAGCTGTATTTTACATGTGTTGAATGCTTTGAGCGTGCTAACTATTCATATGATCTTTGCCTCTCTTGTTATGGGAAACGACAATTTCAGCATCAACACACAGTCTTCTTGGATAACTATGTGATGATCATGAGAAAGCCACCATTGTTTGCAGCAAACAGATTTTCA TCAAGTACCGCTCAGCCTCAGCCTCAGCCGCAGCCTCAGCCTAAGCCGCAGCCGCAGCCTTCTCAGACTGATCATCTGGCACTTGCAACTCAGACTCATCATCTGGCACTTGCAACTCAGACTCGTCATCTGCCATTTGCAACTCACTCCAAGAGG CACAAACTGAAGACAGCATTCGAACTGTTGCATATGGGAATTTCTACTTGGGCTGCGGCAGCTAGCCTGGATTGTAGCATTATGTGA
- the LOC123210775 gene encoding putative receptor-like protein kinase At1g72540, which produces MALALKRVDWNCFLPGCLKAKETCPPPPSEPRVQDDKNQMSMRRFSLSDVSNISSPISLSDLSSSLVGSNLHIFTHKQLEVMTNNFSKGEFLGEGGFGPVYKGFIDDELRPGLKAQLVAVKVLDLKGSQGHREWLAEVIFLGQLKHPHLVNLIGYCCEDDHRLLVYEYMPLGNLENKLFNNYAASLPWLTRIKIAIGAAQCLAFLHEEQIPVIYRDLKPSNILLDTDYSSKLSDFGLATDGPQGDVSHITTSVMGTEGYAAPEYINTGHLTAMCDVYSFGVVLLELLTGRKSIDKSRPRREQDLVEWARPLLKDFNKLEQIIDPRLEGQYSTEGVKKAAALAYDCLSHHPKCRPTMNAVVNTLQPLLDLNDIPMGPFVCTASSDGSITHVHSNAQKYQQKDEGREEIGRHRLRKGRRQRRRIRPSRSRAVYSDTALYKTLGTSLYSPRK; this is translated from the exons ATGGCTCTTGCTCTGAAAAGGGTCGATTGGAACTGTTTTCTGCCTGGTTGTCTGAAGGCCAAGGAAACATGTCCTCCTCCTCCATCAGAGCCGAGAGTTCAGGATGATAAAAATCAAATGTCTATGCGGAGATTTTCACTTTCTGATGTGAGTAATATTAGCTCTCCGATATCTTTGAGCGATTTGTCAAGCTCTCTAGTGGGATCAAATCTTCATATATTTACTCACAAGCAGCTGGAAGTGATGACGAATAATTTTTCCAAAGGTGAGTTTCTTGGAGAAGGAGGGTTTGGTCCAGTTTATAAAGGATTCATTGATGATGAGCTCAGGCCTGGCTTGAAGGCTCAGCTTGTTGCAGTTAAAGTCCTGGATTTGAAGGGCTCTCAGGGGCATAGGGAATGGCTG GCTGAAGTAATCTTTCTTGGACAATTGAAGCATCCTCATCTGGTGAATTTGATTGGATATTGCTGTGAGGATGATCACAGGCTTCTGGTTTATGAATACATGCCACTTGGAAACTTGGAGAATAAACTATTTAATA ATTATGCTGCATCATTGCCCTGGttaacaagaataaaaattgCAATTGGTGCCGCACAATGTCTGGCTTTTCTCCATGAAGAACAGATTCCGGTCATATACAGAGATTTGAAACCTTCAAACATCTTACTGGATACA GATTACAGTTCCAAGCTCTCTGATTTTGGATTGGCAACAGATGGTCCACAGGGAGATGTTTCTCACATCACAACAAGTGTCATGGGCACAGAGGGCTATGCAGCTCCCGAATACATAAATACtg GTCACTTGACGGCTATGTGTGATGTGTATAGTTTTGGAGTGGTTCTGCTGGAGCTATTAACCGGCAGGAAATCTATTGACAAGAGCCGTCCCAGAAGAGAACAAGATCTTGTTGAATGGGCGAGGCCACTGTTGAAGGACTTTAACAAACTAGAGCAAATAATTGATCCAAGACTTGAGGGTCAGTACTCAACTGAGGGAGTTAAGAAGGCTGCAGCCTTGGCTTATGACTGCCTGAGCCATCACCCCAAGTGCAGACCCACAATGAACGCAGTGGTCAACACATTGCAGCCTCTTCTGGACTTAAATGACATCCCCATGGGACCCTTTGTCTGCACTGCTTCAAGTGATGGTAGCATTACTCATGTGCACAGTAATGcacaaaaatatcaacaaaaggATGAGGGAAGGGAAGAAATTGGCCGCCATCGACTCCGAAAAGGTCGCCGGCAAAGGCGTAGAATCAGGCCATCAAGGTCTAGAGCAGTATATTCTGATACTGCCTTGTATAAAACTCTTGGCACAAGCTTATACTCCCCCAGAAAATAG
- the LOC123212172 gene encoding trimethyltridecatetraene synthase-like: MELITPSWASYLVAWLATVALLLLSRRIRRQKLNLPPGPRPWPIIGNLNLIGPLPHRSLHKLSQKYGPLLHLKFGSFPVVVGSSVEMAKAMLKTYDVQFVGRPKIAAGKYTTYNYSDITWSPYGPYWRQARKMCLMELFSAKRLESLEYIRVEEMKLLLKGLFASAGKPVFLKNHLSDVSLNVISRMVLGKKYTEKDEQNEIVTPQEFKEMLDELFLLNGVLDIGDSIPWLGFLDLQGYRKRMKALAKKFDRFLEHVLDEHNARRKGVENYVARDMVDVLLQLAEDPNLDVKLERHGVKAFTQDLIAGGTESSAVTVEWAISELLKKPGLFAKATEELDRVIGRDRWVEEKDITDLPFIYAIVKETMRLHPVAPMLVPRMTREDVKVAGYDIPKGTRALVSVWAVGRDPELWENPNEFCPERFIGKSIDVKGHDFELLPFGAGRRMCPGYSLGLKVIQSNLANLLHGFAWKLPGNMTERDLNMEEIFGLSTPKKFPLEAVVEPRLAPHLYAM; this comes from the exons ATGGAGCTCATCACCCCCTCTTGGGCTTCCTACTTGGTCGCCTGGCTAGCCACCGTTGCCCTGCTACTCCTCTCCCGTCGCATCCGTCGCCAGAAACTCAACCTACCTCCCGGTCCAAGGCCATGGCCCATCATCGGAAACCTCAACCTTATTGGCCCGCTTCCACACCGCTCCCTTCATAAGCTGTCTCAAAAATATGGGCCCCTTTTGCACCTCAAATTTGGGTCATTCCCTGTTGTGGTGGGCTCCTCGGTTGAGATGGCGAAAGCCATGCTCAAAACTTATGACGTCCAGTTCGTTGGCCGGCCCAAAATAGCCGCCGGCAAATACACAACCTACAATTATTCTGATATCACATGGTCACCTTATGGCCCCTACTGGCGCCAGGCTCGCAAAATGTGTTTAATGGAGCTGTTTAGCGCTAAACGCCTTGAATCCTTGGAGTACATAAGGGTGGAAGAAATGAAGCTGTTACTTAAAGGGTTGTTCGCATCAGCTGGGAAACCGGTTTTCTTGAAGAATCATCTCTCAGATGTAAGTTTGAATGTGATTAGTCGCATGGTGTTGGGGAAAAAATACACAGAAAAGGATGAACAGAACGAGATTGTCACGCCACAAGAGTTTAAGGAAATGCTTGATGAGTTGTTTTTGCTAAACGGGGTGTTGGATATTGGGGACTCGATTCCATGGCTTGGGTTCTTGGACTTACAGGGGTATAGAAAGAGAATGAAGGCGTTGGCGAAGAAGTTTGACAGGTTTTTGGAGCATGTTTTGGATGAACATAACGCCAGGAGAAAAGGGGTGGAGAATTATGTGGCCAGAGATATGGTTGATGTGCTATTGCAGCTTGCCGAGGACCCGAATCTCGATGTTAAGCTCGAGAGACATGGCGTCAAAGCTTTTACTCAG GATTTGATAGCTGGTGGAACAGAGAGCTCAGCAGTGACAGTGGAATGGGCCATCTCTGAGCTACTAAAGAAACCAGGACTATTCGCCAAGGCAACAGAAGAGTTAGACAGAGTCATTGGCAGAGACAGATGGGTCGAAGAGAAAGACATCACTGACCTTCCCTTCATCTACGCAATCGTCAAAGAGACGATGCGTTTGCACCCAGTGGCGCCTATGCTAGTCCCCCGAATGACAAGAGAAGACGTCAAAGTCGCCGGCTATGACATCCCCAAAGGCACGCGAGCCCTAGTCAGTGTGTGGGCTGTCGGAAGAGACCCAGAATTGTGGGAGAACCCAAATGAATTTTGCCCTGAAAGATTTATTGGGAAATCGATTGATGTTAAGGGCCATGACTTTGAGTTGTTGCCATTTGGGGCTGGAAGGAGAATGTGTCCAGGGTACAGTTTGGGACTCAAAGTGATTCAATCAAATTTGGCTAATCTTCTCCATGGATTTGCATGGAAATTGCCTGGAAACATGACAGAAAGGGATCTAAACATGGAGGAAATTTTCGGGCTTTCGACTCCGAAAAAATTTCCACTTGAAGCTGTGGTTGAACCGAGGCTTGCACCTCATCTTTATGCTATGTAA
- the LOC123212173 gene encoding linoleate 13S-lipoxygenase 3-1, chloroplastic-like, whose protein sequence is MALTKEFMGSTLLERSFSVSSSDFQGKLQKNLLVNPAFFVPVQPRRSVHLKKTTYHTTPVAAISEDLAKASVPAAEKAVKFKVRAILTVRKNIKEDFKEQLVNHLDAITDKIGRNVVLTLLSTELDPKTKGPKRSREAVLKDWSKKSNVKAERVHYTADFTLDSDFGMPGAITVTNKHQKEFYLEAITIEGFACGPVHFHCDSWVQSTKDHPGRRIFFTNQPYLPSETPEGLRKLREKELKDLRGDGKGIRKLSDRIYDFDVYNDLGNPDKCSDLARPNLGGEQRPYPRRCRTGRAPTDTNMHAESRIEKPLPMYVPRDEQFEESKQDTFSAGRLKAVLHNLIPSLKASISAENRNFNMFSDIDSLYSEGLLLNLGLQDGLLKKLPLPKVVSRIQESSQGLLRYDTPKILSRDKSAWLRDDEFARQALAGVNPVNIERLQVFPPVSKLDPEIYGPQQSALREEHIIGQLDGMTVQQALKENKLYIVDHHDAYLPFLDKINSLDGRKAYATRTVFFLTPLGTLKPIAIELSLPPSGPSLRSKRVVTPPVDATSNWVWQLAKAHVCSNDAGVHQLVNHWLRTHAGVEPFILAAHRQLSAMHPIYKLLDPHMRYTLEINAQARQNLINADGVIESCFTPGRYCMEISASAYKNGWRFDMENLPADLIRRGMAVPDPTQPHGLKLLIEDYPYASDGLLIWSAIEEWVRTYVNHYYPNSSLICDDVELQSWYSESINVGHADLAQKSWWPTLTNGDDLVSILTTIIWLASAQHAALNFGQYPYGGYVPNRPPLMRRLIPDENDPEYAVFLADPQKYFLSALPSLLQATKYMAVVDTLSTHSPDEEYLGERQQPSIWSGDADITEAFFKFSAEISQIEKEIEKRNRDHSLRNRCGAGVLPYELLAPSSEPGVTCRGVPNSVSI, encoded by the exons atggCACTGACGAAAGAATTTATGGGTTCTACTTTACTTGAGAGATCATTTTCTGTATCTTCAAGTGATTTTCAGGGGAAGTTGCAGAAGAACTTGTTGGTTAACCCTGCATTTTTTGTGCCTGTGCAACCAAGAAGGTCAGTGCAtttgaagaaaacaacttatCATACTACTCCTGTGGCAGCTATAAGTGAAGATTTGGCGAAGGCTTCTGTGCCTGCAGCTGAAAAAGCTGTTAAATTTAAGGTTAGAGCGATTTTAACTGTgagaaaaaatatcaaagaagacTTTAAAGAACAATTGGTTAACCATTTAGATGCTATCACTGATAAGATTGGGAGAAATGTTGTGTTGACACTTCTCAGTACTGAGCTTGATCCCA AAACAAAGGGTCCAAAGAGAAGTAGAGAAGCTGTGTTGAAAGATTGGTCTAAGAAATCAAATGTTAAAGCTGAGAGGGTTCATTACACAGCTGACTTTACATTAGATTCTGATTTTGGGATGCCTGGTGCAATCACAGTAACCAACAAGCACCAAAAGGAGTTCTATTTGGAGGCGATAACTATTGAAGGTTTTGCTTGTGGCCCTGTTCATTTTCATTGCGATTCATGGGTTCAATCCACCAAAGATCATCCTGGAAGAAGGATTTTCTTCACTAATCAG CCATATCTACCAAGTGAGACCCCTGAAGGGCTtagaaaattgagagaaaaagagCTGAAAGATCTTAGAGGTGATGGCAAAGGAATCAGGAAATTATCAGACAGGATTTATGACTTTGATGTGTACAATGATCTGGGAAACCCAGATAAATGCAGTGATTTAGCTAGACCAAATCTCGGAGGTGAACAAAGGCCTTACCCTAGGCGGTGTCGCACCGGTCGTGCTCCAACTGACACCA ATATGCATGCAGAGAGCCGAATTGAGAAGCCATTACCCATGTATGTGCCAAGAGATGAACAATTTGAGGAGTCTAAGCAAGACACATTTTCTGCTGGGAGACTTAAAGCTGTGCTTCACAACTTAATCCCCTCTCTAAAAGCCAGCATTTCTGCCGAAAATCGTAACTTCAATATGTTTTCAGACATTGACAGCCTCTACAGTGAAGGGCTCCTCCTCAACTTAGGTTTACAAGATGGACTCCTCAAGAAACTCCCCTTGCCAAAGGTTGTTAGCAGAATTCAAGAGTCTAGCCAAGGACTCCTCAGATATGACACTCCCAAGATCCTTTCCC GGGACAAATCTGCCTGGCTACGAGATGATGAATTTGCTCGTCAAGCTCTAGCTGGTGTCAACCCCGTCAATATTGAGAGGCTCCAGGTGTTTCCTCCTGTAAGCAAACTTGATCCTGAAATCTACGGTCCACAACAGTCTGCTTTAAGAGAAGAACACATTATTGGCCAACTTGATGGGATGACTGTTCAACAG GCCCTGAAGGAAAACAAGTTGTATATAGTGGATCACCATGATGCTTACCTTCCATTCTTGGATAAAATAAATTCACTAGATGGTAGAAAAGCTTATGCAACAAGAACCGTATTTTTCTTGACCCCTCTTGGGACTCTGAAGCCAATCGCTATTGAGCTTAGCCTCCCACCATCCGGACCAAGTTTAAGATCGAAGCGCGTGGTTACACCGCCTGTCGATGCTACCAGCAATTGGGTTTGGCAACTTGCCAAGGCCCACGTTTGCTCCAATGATGCAGGGGTACACCAACTTGTTAACCATTG GTTAAGAACACACGCAGGCGTGGAGCCTTTTATACTGGCGGCACATAGGCAATTGAGTGCAATGCACCCCATTTACAAGCTTTTGGATCCGCATATGAGGTACACATTAGAGATCAACGCCCAAGCTAGGCAAAATCTCATCAATGCTGATGGTGTGATCGAGTCTTGCTTCACTCCTGGCCGCTACTGCATGGAGATTAGTGCCTCTGCCTATAAAAATGGCTGGCGGTTTGACATGGAAAACCTCCCTGCCGATCTTATCCGCAG GGGCATGGCAGTACCCGACCCAACACAACCACATGGCTTAAAGCTTCTAATAGAAGACTACCCATATGCAAGTGATGGGCTATTAATTTGGTCAGCAATTGAGGAGTGGGTACGAACCTATGTCAACCATTACTACCCAAACTCAAGCCTAATTTGTGATGACGTAGAATTACAATCATGGTACTCTGAGTCCATCAATGTAGGCCATGCTGATCTTGCCCAAAAAAGTTGGTGGCCGACACTAACCAACGGTGATGATCTAGTCTCCATTCTTACCACCATTATCTGGCTTGCATCGGCACAACATGCTGCACTCAATTTCGGGCAGTACCCATATGGTGGTTATGTGCCAAATCGCCCACCATTAATGAGAAGACTAATCCCAGATGAGAATGACCCTGAATATGCTGTATTTTTAGCTGACCCACAAAAGTATTTCCTGTCAGCATTGCCAAGTTTATTGCAAGCCACAAAATATATGGCTGTGGTAGACACATTGTCTACACATTCACCTGATGAAGAGTACCTAGGGGAGAGACAACAACCCTCAATTTGGTCTGGCGACGCTGATATAACAGAGGCGTTTTTCAAGTTCTCAGCGGAGATCAGCCAGATAGAGAAAGAGATCGAGAAAAGGAACAGGGATCATAGCCTTCGGAACCGGTGTGGTGCCGGAGTGTTGCCATATGAACTACTTGCACCAAGTTCTGAGCCCGGAGTAACATGTAGAGGAGTTCCAAATAGTGTCTCAATTTGA